CCTCGGTGGGACTTAACCAGAGGATTTTTGGCAAGAGTCCGTGATAGATAAAAATAAAACCCAGGCAGTTGCGACAAATACTGCTGATCTGTGAAAGTTCAGTGTTTGTCATCAATAAATCGTCGGTCATGGTCGGGAGTAGGTAGTGCACAATAGTCGTATTTGCCAAATAGCGCATAGCGATTGAGGGCAATTCGATCATAACACCAATCACGAATAGGGCGGGGAATAAGACGGAATAAGATGAGTAACTTCCATGGATATTGTAATTTATTCATAATACGTAGAAATGCGTCGCTTTTTGTAAAGCATTGATCGTCGGCCACATAAAGCATGGTTTCGAACTGATCGGTAGGCAGTTCGAAATGAATCAGAATCTCTTGCCCCTGCCTGGATTGCACGCTACAGAGCTTGAAGCAATGATGGCTATCCTTTTCGATAATAAAGTTGGCCCAGGCATTACAGAGCTTGCATAAGCCATCAAACAGGATAACCCGATCGCCCTTGCGAATATAAGGTGGCATTTTAATGGTTGGCATGGCGCTTCCTGTACGTGCAGTTGCCAGATTTTATAATAGACCGCGGTCGTTACCCAAGGCAGTTTTGAATGGCGTTGGCGGACAGTCAGAGCTTATTCGAATAAACAAGACTTACCCTGTAATAAGCTTGCCCTGTGGTAGTGTCAAAATCTCGGCCGAGTGCGGAATGTGATACCAGATAATGCGGTTTTCTTTTAGTAGAAATAATCCTGAACGTTGCCAACGAGTGCCGCAGGCTTGTCGATTACGAATCCCCCTGGGTAATAATCTCAGTACGCCCAGGAGCGAACGTAACCCCATAAAATGCCCGAGATTGCTATATCCCAATCCCCATTGCCCGTAGAGTTCGCGTTCGGGATCATCGATCAGATGTAACCGACCTTGGCCCCCTATGCTGTTCAGCCATCGCTTTGATGCTTTATGATCACCGTGGCTGACAATAGACACCTCTATATCGGGGTGTTCATCGGCCCAATAACGCAAGCGCTTGACGCAGTGCTCTGCAAAAGGACAACCGACATGACGTAGAAAAGCGATCATCTGTGTTGCTTTGGCAGAAGGGGGCGAGGGTAACGAGGGCGCCTTATCGCCGACGGATAATCTCCGTTGAAGCAACTGTTGTTTTGGACGGGAAAGAAATATAAAAGCCAAGAGATCCTCGAAATGGTTGTCAGGCCCCGCGAGTAAAGGAGGTCTGACAACCGGGTTATTCAGCAATGCCTAGGGCACCTCTGATTAATTCAGATGAACTCTGGCTTTCAGGCGAATCCAGAATCGCGGCACGTCTTTGCAGTAAGGTCCAGACCTTTCAAAA
The DNA window shown above is from Aestuariirhabdus haliotis and carries:
- a CDS encoding thiol-disulfide oxidoreductase DCC family protein, encoding MPTIKMPPYIRKGDRVILFDGLCKLCNAWANFIIEKDSHHCFKLCSVQSRQGQEILIHFELPTDQFETMLYVADDQCFTKSDAFLRIMNKLQYPWKLLILFRLIPRPIRDWCYDRIALNRYALFGKYDYCALPTPDHDRRFIDDKH
- a CDS encoding AhpC/TSA family protein; its protein translation is MIAFLRHVGCPFAEHCVKRLRYWADEHPDIEVSIVSHGDHKASKRWLNSIGGQGRLHLIDDPERELYGQWGLGYSNLGHFMGLRSLLGVLRLLPRGIRNRQACGTRWQRSGLFLLKENRIIWYHIPHSAEILTLPQGKLITG